Genomic segment of Engystomops pustulosus chromosome 8, aEngPut4.maternal, whole genome shotgun sequence:
tttgcacattgcagTACACAGTACATATTGCTATTTTATAACCAGCCACCTTTGTCTACATTTAAGCTTCTTCTCCTTTGGGCCCTAAGGCCACATTTATAGAAtgcgttttaattgcattttgaaaggcATAGAAAAAGTATCAGGTAAATTACATCCCAaaacacactttttaaaaatcattttagGTGCATCTGGAGAATTTCCTCCCGAAACATTTGCATTCAGACGTCAGGGAGGAGATTCCCGTGATACACTTAAAATTtaattcaatcttgtgaacatggatgtAAGGTTCAGCATTAGATGGGATTGAAAGCAATCAGTCTCTCTGCCAGTTCctagtgtgcccccccccccctcataatgtggcctcctctcatctccccctcatattttgaccTCTCATCTCtacctcttattgtggcctcacATCTCATAACCGCCTATATTCTGTGCCCCCTCTCATATCTCACCATGATGTCGGCCCCCTCTTATACCCCCCTTATAttctgggccccctctcataccccccatatTGTGACCCACCAACTCCTCCTCTTTTCCCTGTTCAAAtgaattttacaaaaaataaacaccacatactcacctgtcccccagcagctctcctcttcttatattcctctgtgctatgatgacgacagatgatgacatcatcactggaCTCCTGCTGGCATCACAGCTACAGGGGAacagtgatgatgcagagagtCCATCTGGGTAATTCAACTTCTCTCCAGCCACAGATAGTGTTGTAATCAAAGAGGGTCATTTTATGATGACACTATACCTTTGATAAGTCCTTTTTAAGTACTGTCTGCTGAAGTGGAATATCACAGGGACAACTGTATGTATAATGTCTAGTGTGAAACTATTAAAGCTTAACATATCTTGAGGAATTGATCTTTAATTGCAATTTTCATAAAGAACAGTATTTTTTGCATTCCTGAGGGACAATTTCTACAAAGAAGCAGTTTTTctcaataaaaaaagataatTGTACATAACATCTATTCTTTCTTTGATTTGGACTTCGGTCTAGATTTTCGTCCACAGCATCTCCGGCAGGTATATGTGCAGCACTTAATGCTGATGAAGAGTGTGGTGACCAGCACAGCGAGCAGGAAGGCAAATACATCTAGAGAGTGGTACTGTATCCAGTTCAGATCATGCGCAGCTGGTCGCAGGTGGGGTGCACCCTTGTGTCTCATGACAAACTCTACCCAGTGAACGGCAAGATCCAGAGGATGGATTGGTCTATCCAGATGCAGAGCAGATAATCTCTGAATGTTCTCCTTGTAGCTAAGTTTGACACATGAAAAAGGGTTACACATAGGTTTACCTATGATGGCTGTagtctatatataaaataaataatcaaaTTCAAAAAGAGTGGTTAAAAGATTAGCCTTTATAGGTACTGGGAGGACTCTTGTGTACACAAGGTCCAACACACATGTATGTGAATTTCAAGACTGGAGGTCAAAGTTTGTGGTTACATTGGGTAGGTAGAAGCCTTTGAGCACGGCTGCTGCCCAAACCCCACACTACTGCATGTGTGTACCCCTTGGCTGAGTAGAGGAACTATCTAAAATTTTCATCCAAAATGGTTTGCAAAATTTTAAGTAAAATCTACTTAGCAAGGGGGCGGGCTGTGTAAAATTACAAAATAACAATGACCAAAAGAAATGACCTGCAGCAACTTATATGTACATGTTACAAAAAAGCCTGTAGCGCACACACTGTCCTAACAAGGTAAATATTTGGGGACATATAAGGGCATTCCtaactttttctttttggatAGATATAGTTTGGCTGAAAATATAGCAAAAGCAATTATTAGATAAGAGAAGGGGTATCCAATAGTAATAGCATGGATATAATCTTAAAATGTACATTATTAGCTTTAATTCTGTCTCTCTATTCCAAGAGAACTGCAACATGGAAGCTGAATGTTGCAAATTACTAgaagaaaaaatgtttatatttatgaTTTATGCTTACCTTGGAACATTGATAACTGCATCAAGAGCATCGCTAAGATCTTCTGGTGTCATGTCCAAGACATTTAGTGTTAATCCAGCACCTCGGGACTCAATCCTCTTAGCATTATCCATTTGGTCACCAAACAGGGGTAACATGACCATAGGAACAGCATTACAGATACCCTCGTAGATTCCATGTGATCCCGCATGGGTAATAAAGGCTCGGGCTTTTGGATGTGCTaatgaaatatgaaaaagattGTCAGAGATGCCAAAGTTCTGAGCAAAATAATAAGCTAAAATTGTACATGGGCAGTGTTTTTGTGTTTCCCGTAGACAGAGAAAGCATCCATTCAATTAATTGGCAGAGAAGGTGCATGAATCTCCATCTCAACACTTGTTATCGGCCCTTTTAAATAGACAGATACACCACTTTGTGCATGTTGAGGAGCGGCGTAGACGGTTTGGTGCCGGCGTGTGAATGCCTGGCCCACAACTTTCAGTATAGTGTCTTTTGGAAAACCATAGCAAAACCCTGCCAGTTAAGACCAGAGTTTGCACCCGTATCCactaagaggccggagcctcttagtgaatacAAGCACTAGACCGCCAGCCTGGGCTGCTTCTGGTGCCTGAGGTAGGAACTTTATTCCGCCTCAGGTGGCAGATTGCAGGCCCTTTTGGGGTTGGAAGATCTCCACCGGTAGTACGGACTTGTCAAGTACATACTAcctgaaaaatcaattacatctGTGCCTTTAAGTCATTGCACATTCTGGCCTGTATCACCACACACAACGCTTCTGGCACTGGCGGGCGGGCAGCTGCAGGGGAGCACTGGGGCTGGAGGTAAGCACAATGTTTAAACTTTTGGGTATCatagctgtatactatatactatgttttatactgatatatatatatatatacagtatatagctgtataatatatgtataatatatatataaaatgtattatatactgtatatataatgctgggagaggctgtgtattacTGGTAAAGGCTATTTATTACTGGGAAGACTGTGTATTACTGTGGAGAGCTTTGTACTGCTGGGGGAGTCTGTGTACTACTCAAGGAGACTGTGTACTTCTGGAGTGGTTGTGTGCTACTGGTGGAGGATGTGTACTGCTATGGGAGTTGCGTACTGATGGGGAGGTTGTCTACtgatggggaggctgtgtatgcaaGGGGAGGTTGTGTACTgatggggaggctgtgtactgcTATTGGAGGTTGTGTACTgatggggaggctgtgtactgcTATGGGAGGTTGTGTACTgatggggaggctgtgtactgaTGGGGGATGCTGTGTACTGCTGGGGGATGCTGTGTACTGCTGGGGAGGTTGTGTACTGACGGGGAGGCTGTGTACTGCTGGGGAGGTTGTGTACTGACGGGGAGGCTGTGTACTGCTATGGGAGGTTGTGCACTgatggggaggctgtgtactgatggggaggctgtgtactgaTGGGGGATGCTGTGTACTGATGGGGAGGTTGTGTACTgatggggaggctgtgtactgcTAGGGGAGGTTGTGTATTGATGGGGAGACTGTCtactgctgggggaggctgtgtgctgctgggggaggctgtgtactattTATCTACTATGTATGTATCTTGTAAGACaaaaaacttttggaaaaaataaaGGAAGAACAATTCCCAAATTGACATATTGAAATCCTCCatcatacaaaaaaaattgtattaaacaCGATTAAAAAAACTATTTCTGAAGCCCAGGTGTTAACAAACATAAACTACGGGTTAACTGTTCCTAAACTGCAGATATTGAAAGAGAATTGTGGGGCATGTTGTATTTCTTTGCTTTGCAGGGCTGGTAGCCTCCGCCACAGGTATTCCCCTCCTCCCTTTCAGCGCTCGCTTCTTTGTACTTCTATAGAAGGTGAATAAATGCTGTTACCTGATGTGTATTGTTGACTAACACTTTGAACTTTGGTTTCTTAGATTGGGATGAGAAGATATTAGGTTTTTCAGAGCAAAGACACAGGTAAAGAGAAGTAGGGCAAAAAGTGGAGATTGAGATGAAAGGAGGGGAGATAGAGAGACAACAAGCAAAATGAAAAGTACATTGGTAACATAGAGACGGAGGTATGAGAAGGACATGAAGCTGATTTCTTACAAGGTCGAATATTCTTGATATTCTCATGATTGGAGTAGGTAACGTTATAGTTCTTTCAACGAAAAGTACTGTAAAACCAAACTTTTACACTCTGTTTTGTGAAGGATGCATCTCTCTAGTATTGTATATACTTACCAAGCAGGTCATTCTGTGGAAGCCACTTCACCAGGTGTGTGTTGTTCGCCAGATTCGAAGGTACTTTCCCTGTATATCTCCAGATAACCTACAATCATAAACAGTGGATTCCGGTGATAAATCAAGTATAAAACAGCAAAACTCAGGTGCGGTAAACTTTGCAGGGAATGTGTCTTAGgtgcaaaataaaaacacaaatccaCTTATGCGCCAGATTAataaaaagggaaagaaaaagaaTGTGTTATAATACTCCCTACGTGTTGCGATATGGGACATGTGGTGTTCAgggcaaaggttttttttttttttaatttttttaaaaaaaagattcccttttttttaaagaattccaTGCGTTTCTACATAAAAACAGAGGCATATAACAGGTCAGGAgcacaaaactgtatattttataattgtagctccagacaacaaaaaaaaatttcgccCTATTTACAATTggactttcaattttttttcctgtaatgggaccaaggattatcaataaaactaacttcattacagacttcttacagctgagcattgcagcgtgggactaaagtaaagcatccagagagcttcatcaaaggtcacagtgggcagaggggtcagtctgtaagtcgggtgtacttaagtagggggtCACCTGTACTGGATATTTATTCTTACTATTCAGCACATCATTACTGATAAAGAAATTACTTTAGATGCAAGTAGGGTGACCCAACTGATTTTCTTACCGTTTGGGGAATGTATCGGAAAGCTTCTGCTATATCCATTGCCTTGTTCATAGGAATCTCAGACACCATTGATCCCAGGGAGAAAACCACAAAGCCATGTTCTCCAGAGCTGTTAACTATCTTCTCAAAATcctgaaaaatattaaatatttacgGTTATGCAGAATGTAATGAATGGAATTTTTGCAAAAGATTAGTAATAATGTTACAGATTGATTCAGATGTATGCGCTAAGCGGAGGCACTAGAAGCCTATGGGGAGTGGATGCAACATATTGCATCCCTACTCCCAACCTCACTCAGGCGTTAGCAGACAAGGAatacccggtgatgtcactgtctacATAAGGATGAacggggtgtttccccagtgcaCTCCTCCTCCCACATTCAGGGGGGAGTACCCCCAGACAATGTATCCCAATATATAAGCAAACAGTGGGATATATCTGTGCCATACCTTGTATGGTCATGTTTGAAACAGGTGATGTAAACCCAGCCATATGTGTTTCCATCACATTTATTGTGCATTTAAGACACTTGTTTAACCTTATCAAGGAGACATAGTTTAACAGGAAAGAAGTATAGAGTGAGGGAAAGTGGGAGGGCAAAGTAAGCCAACAAATAGGCAAAATATaattagaccagtggtggcgaacctatggcacgggtgccagaggtggcactcggagccctctatatgggcacgcttgccatcaccccagggcagagttcgccagacaggactcaaggcctcttgcagtcgcaggcagcccaggaccccagaaggaagctacaatgataatctaaacTTCttatccttctttctactgtattggtgtctgtCCACAGGGGCCTATACAATTTattcctgtgaaagagcagggagtaataagttactgcttaaattgtcgcttCAACACTTTgcgaaaatatgtgggttttggttgtagtttgggcactctgtgtcaaaaaggtttgccatcactgaattAGACTATACAATCTCATGATACAACATATTTTTATCCAGAATCAGCCACTTTACTAAGTCTGGTTCATTATTAGATTCTTAGTTTCATCTTAACTTCAAATTTTGAAAGGTAAAAACGCCTGGTACTGTATATTCACTTTAATGTATATGGGAACTTCTAAATCCTAAAAATTCGGAAGATAAAGGGATCAGACAGTTCAGTTCAACATTCCTAACCCTCCTGATCAAAAGACAGTAAATTAAATCCATCCCTGCTTAGGCACAAAAATCTACAACAAAATGTGTACCGCTTTCTTGCAAAGCTGGTGGATGCCGGGAATCATGTGCCATTCAGGCAGACACAAAAGGGCTTACAAAATTGTATGTACATATTAAATTCTAATTTATCTAATTTAAATTATAAATTTATAAACTTGTTCATGTAGTGACTACCTGTCCGAGGGTTTTCCTGTTGTCACAGAGGATGCCTCCAATAAAAACCTCATCTGGCAAACTCTAAGGTAAAGTCATATCTCAAGAGCCAAATGGAAGCACGACTGAAGAGATCCACTGCACGGACATCTCTTTTCAGAAATTCTGTGGCCATTCTGGCATAAGGCTGGTAAATAATGTGACATATTATATAGCCAAGAATGCGGACAAGAACATTGTTCACCATGTGGTCGGTGTAAGTGGTGAAATATCTTGGTACGTATGAAAGTGGGCTTGGAGACCTTGTGGCCTCTTGAATTATTCCAAAAGGGACATGCAGGTAGAAGACAGAAGGGATAGAGAGGTGTTCTGCAATTATTGGACCACAAGGAACCACAGGATCAGTCAGCAAAGCATCAAACTTGGCTTCTTCCAAGAGCTGGATAAGAGAGGAATTCTGCAGAAGGCACCTACATGCTCCTAGCATCCAACTATTTCCATTAGATACTTGGTGGTATAAGTTAATAACCTTATTTATAAGTGATGTTTGCATAAAGGCTCTCTTGATTACTGCCTTGAGCTCTGATTTCACATACAATGTGCCTTCACACAAAGAGTAAGTCTTTATAGTATAACCCTCCACACCTTTCAGAAGATAGCTGTGTTATGGAATCACAATCACAACTTGGTGACCTCTTTCAGACAACCTCTTGACTACGTTTCGCATGCTTAGCCAACAACTTCCTTCCTGGGGCACCACTAGTAATTTTCCCCCATTAAGTGAATGGAAATTCAGAAAAACAatgagaaaaattaaaaagaatttgCAGTTCTGAGTGTACATTTCTTCTGCCTTAACACAAAGTAGACAACCTGAAAAACATAGATTTCCCAGTTTTGTTTATAGTACTCGGAAAGCGAACTTTGAATTCAGGTCAAATATACAAGGCACTCCTAGAACACATGGATCAAAATGTAAACTTTCATCATATATTAATCCAGGAGCTTAAAGGGCTAtttccatttcaacaagtaattgctattgtttgaataataaaaagtttaacaaatttccaatattctttctgtatcaattgctcacagattactagatctctgtttgctgtccttctatagaaatctttattgtttacttccagtggacagaactctggtcacacaggtgcaccgttcGTTATAATCcacagctctggttactctctaTGACAtatggagccgtgcacctgtgtgaccatggtcagatgtctgtccactggaagtaaacaataaagattTCTATATAATGactgcaagcaaagatctagaaagctgtaaggaattgatacagaaagtatattggaaaattgtagtattttttgttatacaaaccataacattaatagtgggaataaccctttaactagaaaaggctaggccctataGCAAAATTGTGGTTAAACATCTAAAATTACACTACTCATCAAACCTCTAGTAGTAACCAATTCCAGGCAATTTGCATATGAGATTGATGGTATTTTTACAGGTTATTTAATGAGTTTTAAGATAAAAGAGGAGGGGGCTGTTAGTTTAGTAGTGATAAAGCCGGGGACAATATTAACACCACAGGGTGAAACTAGTCTGGGCTCTTGGGCCCCCAGTCACTGTGGGGTGCGTAGTAGCGAATGCTACATGTACTATAGTGGTAGTTACACTAGTAGAGGATAGAAATCTGAAAGCAAGCAAAGACCTAGAAAAAAAACCCGTCAatgtatatagaaaatatattgtaTTGTTTCATGATACAAATAATCACATTTACTTaaatggacaacctctttaaatctGGTGCTGTATAAGGCTTTCTTTCTAATGTTGAAAACTCATGATTAGTATAACTTACCTAGATCAAGAAACACAACAAGTCTATGCTATACAGACAATTACCTTTACCATCCAAGTGAGATCAATACTGAAGATTCTTGAATATATTTTTGCTGACTAGGGcaaatgacacattggggcttatttactaaggggccatGTGGATCTGTCATCGGCTTTTAGAAATCTTCAGGTTTGGGATGATCCaatggatttggactgagcgcgggatttaactttcaaattgtgtcgcaagacatgcactagtATACAAcgtcaagaagaaggtgaactccggcggacctgagcggggaagtgacacatgcaagaaatcTGGCGCATGATCATTGCAAATTGCGtgtgcatgattgtcggacaacacacagcagggatcgcgacaggaccgggtaagtaaatgtgccccattgtgtcccatcCCAAGATGGGAATGTGCAATAATGGAGAATATATATAAGCAAAATATTGCCAATTGCAGCCACGTATGGGAATAAGCTTTCCTAACTGCTGTAccgatggatagataaatatgcAGTTTTATAGGTTTACATAATGTATTAACCAAATTCATTTTTGCTGAATGAAACAGATATTGTAAAATCAATCATAGGACCAGGAAAAACAACCTTTTTCTTCATGTACTCACACTTGTCAGGTTTTTTCTATTAACACAGTTGATGCCTCCTATGCTGATCATATTGGGCATTACTGGCCTTATGAACTCAAACACAAAGTCATATTTCAAAAGCCATATAGATGATCGACTGTAGAGGTCTGCCATGGAAACTTCTTTCTGCAGGAATCCCGAAGCCAAGCGCCCATAGTCATTATAAAGAAGCCTACAAAGAAAGCCATCAAATCCCCAAAGAACTGTATTCCTTATCCTTTGAGAGAAGCTCATGTGATCAGTGTACATGCTGAAGAATCTTGGCACATAAGAAGGAGGACTTGGACACTGTGTGGCCTGCTGGTCCATGCCACATGGTAGACTTCTCAAAAAACTCACTGAGGGAAGTCCTAGATGTTCAGAAACAATATGTCCACATGGAAAAATAGGGGATAGTAAGGTAGCATCAAAGCTTTGTCTTCTCAAGTATCCAATAACTTCTTCATTCTGGAGTAGTTGCCGACATGTTGTATGCAGAATGTCGCTGATATTATTTATTCTTTTAAAGGTTCTCACAATTCTTTTCATAATAGGAAGTTCTGTGAAAAGATTCTGAGTAGATTGTGACATTTGGTCCTTAAGTTGTTGTGTTGTATACGGTACCGGATATGTCTTCAAGATGTAATGGGCTGAAGCTTTTACATGCAGGTTGCTTTCTGGAACCAGTACTACAATCTGATGGCCTTGTTGTCCTAGTTTCTCTACTAAAGACACCATACTGATCCAATGGCTTCCATCCATAGGCATTACCAGCAAATTCCCAGCATATGTACAAGGAAGGGATCCAAGAAACAACGTAAGAACAAACAAAGATCCAGTTGTCTTTGGCTCCATGTGGATTATATATCACTACAGCTTCAGGTGAACATCCATCAGAATATAAAGCATTTTCTGTGTTATATGTGCTGCTCCA
This window contains:
- the LOC140075479 gene encoding UDP-glucuronosyltransferase 1A1-like isoform X9; this encodes MQSMVETIQEKGHRVVLVIPRNNLIKDSSKEITVETYSAPFLESGLDINMEPLFDTFQMGTLLSAISTESRRIIYTASVLSHTCLHLLDDHLLIRSLQRNVFDVAIMDPFFPCGPILSEQLHLPSIYFLPTLPCGWGHRATRCPDMSYANVDNEQGLMQRVKSLLLHIIEYVACQLIEKEYTKLASQFLHKEVKLLDLFSWAEIYFFKYDSVLEPPKPLMPNMVFIGGHNCDRKQKLNKDFEKIVNSSGEHGFVVFSLGSMVSEIPMNKAMDIAEAFRYIPQTVIWRYTGKVPSNLANNTHLVKWLPQNDLLAHPKARAFITHAGSHGIYEGICNAVPMVMLPLFGDQMDNAKRIESRGAGLTLNVLDMTPEDLSDALDAVINVPSYKENIQRLSALHLDRPIHPLDLAVHWVEFVMRHKGAPHLRPAAHDLNWIQYHSLDVFAFLLAVLVTTLFISIKCCTYTCRRCCGRKSRPKSKSKKE
- the LOC140075479 gene encoding UDP-glucuronosyltransferase 1A1-like isoform X10 is translated as MEPKTTGSLFVLTLFLGSLPCTYAGNLLVMPMDGSHWISMVSLVEKLGQQGHQIVVLVPESNLHVKASAHYILKTYPVPYTTQQLKDQMSQSTQNLFTELPIMKRIVRTFKRINNISDILHTTCRQLLQNEEVIGYLRRQSFDATLLSPIFPCGHIVSEHLGLPSVSFLRSLPCGMDQQATQCPSPPSYVPRFFSMYTDHMSFSQRIRNTVLWGFDGFLCRLLYNDYGRLASGFLQKEVSMADLYSRSSIWLLKYDFVFEFIRPVMPNMISIGGINCVNRKNLTSDFEKIVNSSGEHGFVVFSLGSMVSEIPMNKAMDIAEAFRYIPQTVIWRYTGKVPSNLANNTHLVKWLPQNDLLAHPKARAFITHAGSHGIYEGICNAVPMVMLPLFGDQMDNAKRIESRGAGLTLNVLDMTPEDLSDALDAVINVPSYKENIQRLSALHLDRPIHPLDLAVHWVEFVMRHKGAPHLRPAAHDLNWIQYHSLDVFAFLLAVLVTTLFISIKCCTYTCRRCCGRKSRPKSKSKKE